The nucleotide window GTGAGATAACAGACCagaaccaaaataaaaaataggtTATGTGATAAACATTAGTCATGCATTGATAGTACTCCACTATGCGAGatattcttttattaaaaaGACAAAGTATTTGGTCCATGCTACAAATTATTCAGGCAATCAACTGATTCAAAACAGCCAACTGTTTTACTGCCATTCCACTTTAATTTCCCTTTGTGTTACCTTTTAAAAGTCATATGCTCTACTTTCTATGAAATGAGGTCTTAAGGGGGGAAATCACAAAACACTTCACATATCACAGTCACATCTTTCTGGATAAAACTTTAATGTTGGAAGCAAGGGAAGAACACCAGTGCTCTTCTAAAATGATTTAACATTGTGGTACATTTAAAGTGAATCTTGCAAAACTGcaaaatgtttttcatcatcTTATCTTGAACTTGTGATTtggtttacagttttttttttcttttgaaaacacTCACTATGTAACCACTGAGCGGTAGTGAAACTTGAAGCAGGCATTATTccatttcaaagtaaaagctgcgtCTTATCACTCTTGCTTTCAACGCGAACAGTCTATGTTTCTGGTATGCGTCACACTTTTCAGAGTTTCACAACCGCATAATGAGTAATTGGTGAGTGTTTGAGGACAAGTCGGCACCATACATGTATTCATGTTGCAACCGCAGCAATATACTATTGACCAAAGACATTGGAAGGAGGTTATTAGTGCAGCAATTTATAGCTCGTTGCAATCAATGTCATTTAGCAACGGAAAGCAATACCAATGCATGGGGTCGCCATGGGGTTTTTAGATTTTAGGACTAGGCCTTAGCAATCGACTTAATAATGACTGctagcaacctccagcaactaCTCCCTACAACTACAGTAGGGGAATACTCATTTTTCTCCAGTGACCCAGCTTTATAGATTTGGAATGCTTTAGTTTTTCAGACCAAATGGAGCAGGTCAGAGACAATAAACTTCTCAtcttctttctccatctctcttttttacttttttacgcTACCACCATGTGTCAAAAGTGCATGGTAAACAGTGGGGCCCAGCTTACACATAATGATGAATCTGTCTAACAAAGTTCCAACACTGTGATGCAAGTAGTAAGTGCAACTATATGTTAAGTTATGTTTATAAGGGATATTTTCAAAAGGATGATTTTCAAATCCCAAACTGAAGAACTAACTTTCTGACCTAGTTAAAGATTTGTCTGGTTTCCATAGAGATCACTTTTTATATGTTTTGATATAGAGTTAATGTGTATATTGGTGTGTGTTGGTGCATCCGTGTACTTTTTTCGAAAGAAATTTTGATTTACATTTGAGGTCATGCTGGGAAACCATCACGTTTTAGAGTCCAAATTTaggaacgtgtgtgtgtgtttgtgtgtgtgtggatgggtgGGTGGGAAGGTGGGGCTATTTCaaaaggcattttttttttttcactttagctgaatttaaatgtaatttttaaatgtaatatctATGACGTTCACAATTTGGATTTTGGAAAACAAAAGTCTTCCAGATTATagtttgcacacacacacagtagtttATTAGAAATATTTAATCAGAATTCTtcattagttttctttttttcataccaTCTAGCTGCTGTTTAAAATCTCCCCACCTACCCACCCCTGCCCTAGCTCCTCAATTTAGTTGACCAGGAGCTCCTGGTACTGCTCAGACCGGAGGAAACGGCCAAAGGAGTCTTTCTCCATGAGGGCATAGATCCTCTTCTGGGCCAGGTCAAAGGTTGAAGGGGAAAGCTCCACCAAGTTTCTCAGGGTCACATCCTTGGTGAAGTGGTCAATATTGACCTGTTAGAGAGATATAAGACAAAAACCAAAATTCTCTCAGAAGCAAGTAAAACTACGATGAATAAGAGAAGTTGATATAAAATATGGGAGAAAATATGAGTAAAATTTTTATATGTTAGCACTAACAGGCAGGCATCTGTATCTGTGTCTACCTAGTCTAACCTCTCATGCAAATATGTTAACTTGTTCCAACAGAAACAAGATGGTAATGGCAATAACCTGAAATTTTACACTTAAatatgatgtcacagtggctaCAGTCCATGTTATTTCTAATATTATGAGATCATTCTGAGCAAAAAATGTAAATCTTATGATATAAAAAAGTATTCCTAAAACTTGTTCACTCAAAACTCACTTGGAAGACTCAATCGTGGTTTTCTCCATGTTAGTTACTCAGTGCACCAATGGCGATAAAAGCAACAATAAATGATTCTCTTTTTTATAATAATGGAATTTGAATTCTGCCTCTAACCAATTTTACATATCTCAGAGCTCTCTGTGGAGTGATTGCTAATCTGAGGTGCTATATGTTGTGGTTCTGTCATTCTCccgctttttgtttttttaacttttcttttattattttcaaaagtTACTTTATCATTCTTAGCCTCGTTTGATGACTTTTCCTTAAGTggcccaaaacacacacagattaaaatatgcaaaaaagttATGCAATTGTACCGATGCTGCAAATATTTGTACATTAAGGCTTTTCTGGATCAAATTTGACCTGTATCTAATCAGATGGATTTTAGATCCAGCAGTATGAGTCAAATCGTGGAAAACAATGTTTTTAGTCAGTCTTGAAACTGTGAACCTGTGGACTGTGGAAGGAAGGCAGAGCACCTAAAgaaaacccacacaggcagGGGAAAAGttacaaacacagaaaggaCCCAGCCGTGTTTAATCCAGGAGACTTCTTGCTGTTTTGGGATAGCGCTATTAACTCCACCATGCTGCATGTATAATTATTAAGtataaaataatgttaatataaAATGATATAATTTAATATAATGAATTATATTAATAATTGAAGGTTGTAGTTATGGTACTTTGgcattgtaaataaaaaaaaatccactctCAATTTAGGATAAAGGATTAATGAGCCATTTAATAATGTCAGATAGACTATTTTTTACATTCCAAACAGGTCTGTGCTTTGTGCAGTAGGCAGTCATTATGGAAATCTTGTCCTGGGTCAGTTTGACCTGGAACATACTGTGAACACATGAAATACTTAGAGTATGAAGAGCGTTACAGTAAGAGGTCAAGCATCAGTTTCCATTTTGTGAAACAAGCAACGTATGATTAATTTGAAGATTAACTATCATCTCTATGAGGCTGAGCTGATGAAAGAGGAGGGATAGGGAAGTGACATGAGTGCCTGACCTCTCTGGGTCCCTCAGACTGGATGAAGTCTTCGTAGATCTTCTTTGCCTTGGCAGCCATCTTCACTGGGTTCTTGGTCTTCTTGAAATCCTCACAGGCCATCCAGAACTCGATGTTCTCATCACTGAACTCAGACTGCAGAAAGCTACGGAAGGCAGACAGACCATCTGATAGAGGGAGACATGACAGAACGTGAGAGAAGGTCATGAACTGATATGTTATAGGATACAGACTCACAGGTTGTTATCAAAACGTCTCTCCTGGTATGCACTTCACTGAGGAAATATGTTGGCAATTGTAAGCTTCAGTTAAGTTACAGTGACAGTCTAAGTCAAACTAAACATGATTTGAGTATATCCGTTACACTTCAAACATGGCTCAAGAATGTGGGTAATGTCATATTCCCGCAAAGGACACAAAGTTAAAACTGGAAGGAACACCAGAAAATATGCATCTTATTCTGAAATTGATTCTAAGTTTGTCACTTAAATAATAGACTTTAAATTTACTAACAATACAGAGGAGTCAGCTGTTAAGGTGAAACGTCAGAACAGTACAAAAAGATGTCTGCAAATCACAGTATTATATGATCAACCACTGTGCTTATTAACAGCTTCAGTCCACAAAAAGGGGCTAATTAGAGAACAGCTTACATACAACAATGTAGAAAGAAAGGGAATTACATGTGCTACAATgtatcatttctttttatttgatcactgtacataaaaaaaacccaaacaaaaactaaataaaaggaACAGAAAGCTACAATATAATCCTAGTAACGGTGAAATTGAAAAGGAACAAtgatgacaaaaacaaagaaaaaaacttgaCATGGGTTGTTCTGACAGTACACCATTAATAAAACTTGTGAGGAAACTGTTTGCATccaatgaaaaaataaagacttcTGTTTGTATTCAGTTTGTTATGGATGGCAGCCAAAGTAGTCAGTTAGGCTTAGGAAAAGCAAATAATTTGGATTGTAGAGGAGAAACTCCTTCATTCCCAAGCAACAATGTTTCGTGCTAAAAAATGTAGCCACTTAGGTTGTCTGTAAGAGCACATCCTCTCTAAAGTGACAGGATCTACTTATCAGCTCTTTAATGCTCTTTTATATTAAAAGTGCTGGAATCCATGTGCAAACCCAGACATAGTCGGCTCCATTTCCTACTTTGACACAGaccacccccctccccccaagcAACAGTAATGACAGACTCTCCTCTTGCAGAACAACACTCCTTGTCAAACAGTAGAAACTGTTTCCGAACAACTCAATGAACACAAGAAATGGCTCAAAAGGAGTGTTGACCCAGCCTCTAGATTTTCCAGAGACTAATCCCACGGCGTATTAACTGAAATAAGTCTGATCCACAAAGGCCCCAACCTTCAGCCCACAAGGCCCAAAGGATCTATTGCCAGAGTCCCAGAGCCATGGTTTATGTAGGAAAGACCgttttttgttaattttcaCTAAACTTGGGTAATCAAATGCAGGACAGAGATCCAAATGTTTAAGCTCACAATAGCACGTTTTTAGCCGATTCTGGTCTCTGTTCTAATTTCCCACTAGACTGCTTTTGCAGAGCTGGGCTTTTATGAAGGCTTAAAAAGACTTGATAATACTTAATAGCCTGTTGCTGCTCGCGCATTAATACCAAGTGACAGGTGTGTGCTGACTAGCTGTCTGCTGATCACTTCCTCACCTaagtcactgaactggaccttTCAACCATGTTTGTGATGTTGGTGTCTTTTGTACGATTTTTCccaaagatttttttcccccaaagactgtatatatctatatctatatctatatctatatctatatatatatatgtagtctGTTAGCTTAATTGGATAAATCAGTTTAGAAACTCTAAACTGTGACACATAAGTCTGTGGATGCAGCTCTTGCTAACTTTGCACACCACCCTCTTGTCCAAATATGGGCACTTCTGGCTCCCCCTGCAAAAAGCTGGCAGTGACATAAAACTGAAGTCAATGCTTCAAGGCTGTTTTTCTCAATGCAGTGGGTGATGTCACAGAAGCTATGTCAGTCTTTTGTATAATGCCTGTGGTTACTCCTCTACTTTCTGCTACCACACTCCAGGAAGAGGGTGACAACCATGCCGTCTTTTAGAAAAGGTCAGGCATTTTTCATCAATTAAATCACGCAGAAGCAATAGGTCACCCCCCCCCTCCCCGCCCCTGTCAACCCTTCAATAACTGACCACTGTTGCTGTTTTTTAGAAAGGTATCAACTGCTACCTCTTTTCCATTTGTCACACGTCTGTTTTTCTCTCCTGACTAAAACGATAATTAAAGCATTACATAACAGACACCTCAGTTTCAAAAGCGTTTATTTGACAAATGAAACTGCCAATGTTACACATTCCATGTCTAAATAGGACTTTACATGATTAAGAAGCTGGCAGAATTAATGTAAACTGTGCctatgcatttctgttgttgCTGATTAAAAGCGCATGGATGGTGTATGTTATTTAGTTGGGCTTCACTgcatacctttaaaaaaaatccacaaacaattaaaaaagccCCCACAACTTTATAAACAATTAGACAACTAACTTTCAGGAATGTCAAAAAGTAACAAATTGATTATTTACAGACAAATATAAAAGCACTTTGGTTATCAGAAAATAATTATCCAAACTAAAGCTTGATAAAACAGCCACTCATTTCCCCGAAGGCCATTGCAGCTCAACACAATGCCTGCAAAAGGTCCCATTGTCTATACAGGCATATGCTGCAAATGATAAGCTTTCTGCTGCGGCCTCAGGCCTTTATCTTCAATCTAAATGGCTAGCTTGATTAAAAATAGCACAGAGTCCTAATCAAgttgttgctttttctctttttttcttttttggaacgAGTACAAGGGGACACAAAAAGCAAAGTGCACATGCACAGGCACAAGTTTGTAAATGAGAGCTGCAGCAACCAAAGAACACAGCCTCGTGTTTAGTGTTTGTGTATCTGCCTATGACTCAATACTCATGAAATTAGTTTTATTAAGCTCCAGTGAAGCCTTCTTGCTGATAGTAAGTGAATCATTCAGCAAcacgtttaaaaacaaaacccctAAAAATGAAATTACTGTAATTTAAACTAAATTACTGTGCCACCAATTAAATCCTTTTTATGTCAAGTGtaatctttttttatattttgacaGGTAGTTATGCATTATGTATTTTCTTCATAATATTGACTGTTGCGCGAGGGCGTTGGTGGTGGGGTTGTGGGGGGCAGAGTGTATCTCTGTGCACGAGAGAAAATAATTCATTTACAATCCCAGGGGAATTAACAAGGAAAAAGCCATAAAGACTAATGTTAATGCAAAATATCATGTAGATAAATAATCACGGCGTGACAGTTAGCGGCAACTGCACAATAAATCAGCGCTGCTGGAATCACTTAGACTGCTCCCTGGAGATGTACCCAAAACACCCATAACCTTCCTGGGCTGGTATACACATTTATTCAAGCATGCAAACACTGGAGGAACATACATCTCTCTGGCCCAGACGGTGCTGAAGGAGCCACTTAGAAAGGTCCGTTGCCCTTCCATTGAGCCCTGTAGAGGAAATGGTTCTCTGTTCACGTATCAGCAACATCTGTATGTAGGGTTTGTTTTAATGCGCAGGGGCCACCTAAGTGACTTATTAGCTGGAGAGTTTACACGTAGTGCTAAATACCGCTAACCATTAGAGTTAATCATCAGTCTTGCTGGCTCTCAGGCTTTCTGTTCACTTTGCGAGGTAAACAGTTGAGCCAGAAATTGAGTGTTTGCTGTGCATGGCGACTGTAAATATTCCTTTCCCTTCTGAAACATTGCTTACATTTTTCAGCATCTACGTCAAAAAGTCTCTTTATATAACTCTGTCCCCTGCAAATTATTTCATTATGtgtattatgtgttttttaaagtaagaCTTGAAGAGATATATATTTGGTAAATGCATTTTATCCCCCTTTTAAAGATTTAAGGATGTTATATAAagactttttattcatatttcacCAAGCTACTGCTACCCATAGTGTACTGTAAACCCATGCAGAGTGAGCACATGATATTAGATGAGATAAAGATCAAAACCTTATCGTCACCATCTCTCTTATCCAATTAAAACACCATGGCCACATGTAGGTCTTAAGCACACACGTTTGCTGTCATGGAAACCAAAGCCTGCTAGCTGTACTGTTTCTGTTTAAACTGTCTTGCAGACAGACACCAGACCTCAAAGAAGGCATGTTTTCACCCTTTGACACTGATTAAAGTTAAACTACAATGATAGCTCTTACATAATGAAAATGACAGCTttggacagaaaaaaataatgatgttCTTCAGGCTTCTCTATGAGGAGTACAACAAAGCAAAGACACTGTGTGGTGCAAGTAAAAGGGTATCTTTACTTGAGAAATTGTTCAATTTCAGGATTTCAGaaagcagaattgtcggtgtgCACTTCTGGCTTCTCTGCTGTTACATAAAGTGAAAGACTTGTAAGGTACAATATCAAGAAGCAACaactttcagtttaaaaaaaaaaaaaacactttacagACCAAACACTTTTTAGTAACAGCCACATCCACGTATTCACGCGGTGCTTTACTTAACACCTTTTAGCCCAAAGTTTCTAtctgccacacacacatttataaggAGACATCAGGGGCGCTACTTGAACATGTGCACTGGAGGAG belongs to Oreochromis niloticus isolate F11D_XX linkage group LG17, O_niloticus_UMD_NMBU, whole genome shotgun sequence and includes:
- the rgs5a gene encoding regulator of G-protein signaling 5a; the encoded protein is MCKGLAALPQTCLERAKEIKSKLGVLLQKPENAIDLIIPYPEKTEKKPEKLQKPNPEEASQWRESLDRVLNNSYGLSAFRSFLQSEFSDENIEFWMACEDFKKTKNPVKMAAKAKKIYEDFIQSEGPREVNIDHFTKDVTLRNLVELSPSTFDLAQKRIYALMEKDSFGRFLRSEQYQELLVN